A single region of the Garra rufa chromosome 6, GarRuf1.0, whole genome shotgun sequence genome encodes:
- the nalf1a gene encoding NALCN channel auxiliary factor 1, translated as MTSGAWKCRQRDDGLKIWCAPRENEKPFTDSERAQRWRLSLASLLFLTVLLSDHLWFCAEAKLTRTRDKLASVDMSANHRPDLPSTHSSLRRNEDAIFVVNSTKPLWQLETCHPDGLSENCFTFVDADHLCRGLSETEGTRWMNISDLYLSFCNSYSLMDLLYGSLSPDNLNCSLDVIVDGDLNRCSLCVQAYQRYDLHAQEKYEEFEMMADKYETDVYSVRTCMEECKVGLYYLDLSFSFNRVGSSFSVVMVTGDSNTVMF; from the coding sequence ATGACCAGCGGTGCTTGGAAGTGTCGGCAGCGAGATGACGGCTTAAAAATTTGGTGTGCTCCCCGCGAGAACGAGAAGCCATTCACCGACTCCGAGAGGGCCCAGCGATGGCGATTGTCCTTAGCGTCCCTCTTATTTCTAACCGTTCTGCTTTCTGATCATCTGTGGTTCTGCGCCGAGGCCAAACTGACAAGGACCCGAGACAAGTTAGCATCAGTGGACATGAGCGCAAACCACAGACCCGACCTCCCTTCAACACACAGCAGCCTCAGAAGAAACGAAGATGCTATTTTTGTAGTCAATTCTACCAAACCTTTGTGGCAACTAGAAACTTGCCACCCGGATGGTTTGTCTGAAAACTGCTTCACTTTTGTCGACGCTGACCACTTGTGCAGGGGCCTTTCGGAAACGGAGGGGACGCGGTGGATGAACATAAGCGATTTGTACCTTTCCTTTTGTAATTCGTACTCTCTTATGGATTTGCTTTACGGATCATTAAGTCCGGACAATTTGAACTGCAGCCTTGACGTGATCGTGGACGGCGATCTAAACAGGTGCAGTCTGTGCGTTCAGGCGTACCAGCGTTATGACCTGCACGCGCAGGAGAAATATGAGGAATTTGAGATGATGGCAGACAAATACGAGACGGATGTGTACTCAGTAAGGACGTGCATGGAAGAATGCAAGGTAGGGCTTTATTATCTGGATCTTTCCTTTTCATTCAATAGAGTTGGCTCTTCGTTCTCAGTCGTCATGGTAACTGGTGACAGTAACACGGTGATGTTTTAG